Genomic segment of Dactylococcopsis salina PCC 8305:
TGACCAGTGACCAGTGACCAGTGACCAGTGACCAATAATCAATAACAAAAGATGATAGGAAAATTAACCACTCATGTTTTAGATACCGCACACGGTTGTCCGGCGGGAGGATTAAATCTCACGCTTTGGAAGATTGAAAACAGCGAATACAGTTTGCTGAAAACAACAAAAACCAATGCTGATGGGCGAACTGATGAACCGCTTTTAGTAGCAGAGGCGTTTCAGGTTGGCGTGTATGAACTCGTTTTTGAAGTGGGGGCTTATTTCCAACACTATGGCGAAGACTTACCTGATCCTCTCTTTCTAGATATGATACCGATTCGTTTTGGCATAGCAAACGCAAACAGCCATTATCATGTTCCCCTCTTAGTCTCGCCTTGGTCTTATAGCACTTATCGCGGCAGTTAGCAGATAACATGAAATATTCTCTAAAAACTCTCAATGAAATGGAAAAAGCGTCGTTTACTGAGGTTTTAGGTCATATTTTCGAGGAAAGTCCTGATATTACCGCAGATACTTGGGAAAAACGCCCTTTTACTGACTTAGACGACTTGCACCAGAAGTTAGTGACAACAGCGCGATCGCGCTCTCCCACTGAACAAATAGCCCTGATCAAAAAACATCCTGATCTCGCCACTAAAACCAAAATGGCAGATGCTTCGGTGCAAGAACAAACAACTGTGGGCTTAAATGCACTCACAGAAGAAGAATATCACCGCTTTCAAGAGTTAAACCAAGCCTATCGGGCAAAATTTGGTTTTCCCTTTATTATTGCGGTGCGAAATCACAACAAAGAGAGCATTCTCCAAGCCTTTATCACCCGTTTGGAAAACTCTCTCGAAGAAGAAAAAGAGCGCGCGATCGCGGAAATTTCTAAAATTGCCTATTTCCGTTTATTAGATGTGGTGGAATAATCCCATTTTTTTTGTGTGAGGAGTGTACAAACCTTGAAAAACAATCAAACAAT
This window contains:
- the uraH gene encoding hydroxyisourate hydrolase, translating into MIGKLTTHVLDTAHGCPAGGLNLTLWKIENSEYSLLKTTKTNADGRTDEPLLVAEAFQVGVYELVFEVGAYFQHYGEDLPDPLFLDMIPIRFGIANANSHYHVPLLVSPWSYSTYRGS
- the uraD gene encoding 2-oxo-4-hydroxy-4-carboxy-5-ureidoimidazoline decarboxylase, with product MKYSLKTLNEMEKASFTEVLGHIFEESPDITADTWEKRPFTDLDDLHQKLVTTARSRSPTEQIALIKKHPDLATKTKMADASVQEQTTVGLNALTEEEYHRFQELNQAYRAKFGFPFIIAVRNHNKESILQAFITRLENSLEEEKERAIAEISKIAYFRLLDVVE